A stretch of Ferribacterium limneticum DNA encodes these proteins:
- the chrA gene encoding chromate efflux transporter, with translation MNTAPTSASNPNPDTPPTAVSFREAFIFWLKLGFISFGGPAGQIAIMHQELVENRRWISERRFLHALNYCMVLPGPEAQQLATYIGWLMHRSWGGIVAGALFVLPSLFILIALSWIYIAFGEMPLVAGLFYGIKPAVTAIVVQAAHRIGSRALKNNLLWAIAAASFVAIFALNVPFPAIIAAAALIGYLGGRIAPDKFKAGGGHGKAGKTFGRALIDDDTPTPEHAIFKWRRLLQVAAMGSLLWLIPMGLLIASQGWDHTLTQMGWFFTKAALLTFGGAYAVLPYVYQGAVEHYQWLTPLQMIDGLALGETTPGPLIMVVAFVGFVGAYAKAVFGPESLFLAGAVAASLVTWFTFLPSFIFILTGGPLIETTHNDLKFTAPLTAITAAVVGVILNLAIFFGYHVLWPQGFNGSFDWISALIALAAAIALFRFQRNVIHVIGACALAGLLIKTML, from the coding sequence ATGAATACCGCCCCTACCTCCGCCAGCAATCCAAATCCGGACACGCCCCCGACCGCGGTCAGCTTCCGGGAAGCCTTCATTTTCTGGCTCAAGCTGGGTTTCATCAGCTTTGGCGGGCCAGCCGGGCAAATCGCCATCATGCATCAAGAGCTGGTCGAGAACCGGCGCTGGATTTCGGAGCGGCGCTTCCTGCACGCCCTGAACTACTGCATGGTCCTGCCCGGGCCGGAAGCGCAGCAACTGGCCACCTATATCGGCTGGCTGATGCACCGCAGCTGGGGCGGCATCGTCGCCGGCGCCCTGTTCGTGCTGCCTTCGCTGTTCATCCTGATCGCCCTGTCCTGGATCTACATTGCCTTCGGCGAAATGCCGCTGGTCGCCGGCTTGTTCTACGGCATCAAACCGGCGGTGACGGCCATCGTGGTTCAGGCAGCCCACCGCATCGGTTCCCGCGCCTTGAAGAACAACCTGCTGTGGGCAATTGCGGCAGCTTCGTTCGTGGCCATCTTCGCGCTGAATGTGCCCTTCCCGGCCATCATCGCCGCTGCCGCCCTGATCGGTTACCTCGGCGGCCGCATTGCGCCGGACAAATTCAAGGCCGGCGGCGGGCATGGCAAGGCCGGCAAGACATTTGGCCGGGCCTTGATCGACGACGACACACCAACCCCGGAACACGCCATCTTCAAGTGGCGCCGTCTGCTGCAGGTGGCGGCCATGGGCAGCCTGCTCTGGCTCATCCCGATGGGCCTGCTCATCGCAAGCCAAGGCTGGGATCACACGCTGACGCAGATGGGCTGGTTCTTCACCAAGGCGGCACTGCTGACCTTCGGCGGCGCCTATGCCGTGCTGCCCTATGTCTATCAGGGCGCCGTTGAACATTATCAATGGCTGACGCCGCTGCAGATGATCGATGGCCTGGCCCTGGGCGAAACCACGCCGGGGCCGCTGATCATGGTCGTCGCCTTTGTCGGTTTTGTCGGCGCTTACGCCAAGGCCGTATTCGGTCCGGAAAGCCTGTTCCTGGCCGGCGCCGTGGCGGCCAGCCTGGTTACCTGGTTCACCTTCCTGCCCTCGTTCATCTTCATCCTGACCGGCGGCCCGCTGATCGAAACCACGCACAACGACCTGAAATTCACCGCGCCACTGACAGCGATTACCGCCGCCGTGGTCGGCGTCATCCTCAACCTGGCGATCTTCTTCGGTTACCACGTGCTATGGCCGCAGGGCTTCAACGGCAGCTTCGACTGGATTTCAGCGCTCATCGCCCTGGCTGCGGCCATCGCACTTTTCCGCTTCCAGCGAAACGTCATCCATGTCATTGGCGCCTGCGCGCTGGCCGGCCTGCTGATCAAGACAATGCTTTGA
- the rpiA gene encoding ribose-5-phosphate isomerase RpiA, with protein MTQDELKQAVAQAAADYVAQTAPAGSIIGVGTGSTANFFIDALAPLKDKYKGAVASSEATRKRLEGHGIQVFDLNDVEDIPVYVDGADEIDAGLNMIKGGGGALTREKIVAAVAREFVCICDGSKLVDTMGKFPLPVEVIPMARAQVARELAKLGGTPVLREGFVTDNGNIILDVKGLSITDPKGLEAQINQITGVVTNGLFAVRPANLLLLGTAEGVKTIR; from the coding sequence ATGACCCAGGACGAACTCAAGCAGGCCGTGGCCCAGGCCGCCGCCGACTACGTGGCGCAAACCGCGCCGGCCGGCAGCATCATCGGCGTTGGCACCGGCTCGACAGCCAATTTCTTCATCGACGCACTGGCCCCGCTCAAGGATAAATACAAGGGGGCCGTCGCCAGTTCCGAAGCCACCCGCAAGCGCCTCGAAGGGCACGGCATTCAGGTCTTCGACCTCAATGATGTCGAGGACATCCCGGTCTATGTCGATGGCGCCGATGAAATCGACGCCGGCCTCAACATGATCAAGGGCGGCGGCGGAGCGCTGACGCGCGAGAAGATCGTCGCGGCGGTGGCCCGCGAGTTCGTCTGCATCTGCGACGGTTCCAAGCTGGTCGACACGATGGGCAAGTTTCCGCTGCCGGTCGAAGTCATCCCGATGGCTCGCGCCCAGGTGGCTCGCGAACTGGCCAAACTGGGCGGTACGCCGGTGCTGCGCGAGGGTTTCGTCACCGACAACGGCAATATCATTCTCGACGTCAAAGGCCTGTCGATTACCGATCCGAAAGGCCTGGAGGCGCAGATCAACCAGATCACCGGCGTCGTCACCAACGGTCTGTTCGCCGTGCGTCCGGCCAACCTGCTCTTGCTCGGCACGGCCGAGGGCGTCAAAACCATCCGTTGA
- a CDS encoding PstS family phosphate ABC transporter substrate-binding protein, with protein MFKHSKLVSALAVAGVALFGAQAAQAQVIKIDGSSTVYPITEAVAEEFQKAKKNAIKVTVGISGTGGGFKKFCRDETDISNASRPITKSEMDLCKAAGVEYIEMPVAFDALTVVINPKNSFLKQATVAELKTMWEPAAQGKITKWNQVNPAWPDAPIKLFGAGADSGTFEYFTEATVGKAKSSRGDYTASEDDNVLVQGVSRDVNAIGYFGYAYYAENKARLKALPIVNPKTGVAVEPSEESVIKATYQPLSRPIFIYVKAKSLDKPEVKEFIEFYMKNGAKLTKEVKYVQLPASAYTGNIEHMNKKKYGTVFGGHNEIGITIEDLMKREAKN; from the coding sequence ATGTTCAAGCATTCCAAGCTCGTTTCCGCTCTGGCAGTCGCCGGTGTCGCCTTGTTTGGCGCCCAGGCTGCCCAAGCCCAGGTCATCAAGATCGACGGTTCTTCGACCGTTTATCCGATCACCGAAGCCGTCGCCGAAGAATTCCAGAAAGCCAAGAAGAACGCCATCAAGGTGACGGTCGGCATTTCCGGTACCGGCGGTGGTTTCAAGAAGTTCTGCCGCGACGAAACCGATATCTCCAACGCCTCGCGCCCGATCACCAAGAGCGAAATGGACCTGTGCAAGGCCGCCGGCGTCGAGTACATCGAAATGCCGGTCGCCTTCGACGCGCTGACCGTCGTCATCAACCCGAAGAACTCCTTCCTCAAGCAGGCCACCGTCGCCGAGCTGAAGACCATGTGGGAACCGGCCGCCCAGGGCAAGATCACCAAGTGGAACCAGGTCAACCCGGCCTGGCCTGATGCCCCGATCAAGCTGTTCGGCGCTGGCGCCGACTCCGGCACCTTCGAATACTTCACCGAAGCCACCGTCGGCAAGGCCAAGTCCTCGCGCGGCGACTACACCGCTTCCGAAGACGACAATGTGCTGGTCCAGGGCGTTTCCCGTGACGTCAATGCCATCGGCTACTTCGGCTACGCTTACTACGCCGAGAACAAGGCCCGCCTGAAGGCCCTGCCGATCGTCAATCCGAAGACCGGCGTCGCCGTCGAGCCGTCTGAAGAGTCCGTGATCAAGGCCACCTACCAGCCGCTGTCGCGTCCGATCTTCATCTACGTCAAGGCCAAGTCCCTCGACAAGCCGGAAGTCAAGGAATTCATCGAGTTCTACATGAAGAACGGCGCCAAGCTGACCAAGGAAGTGAAGTACGTTCAGCTGCCGGCCTCTGCCTACACCGGCAATATCGAGCACATGAACAAGAAGAAGTACGGCACGGTGTTCGGTGGCCACAACGAAATCGGCATCACCATCGAAGATCTGATGAAGCGCGAAGCCAAGAACTGA
- the pstC gene encoding phosphate ABC transporter permease subunit PstC, producing MTANNASDLPVVSERLSKNAMRHVSERLIESLLFAAAAVSVLTTIGIVYVLVSESIQFFQNVSIVDFLTDTQWTPLFDDAHFGIMVLVSGTVVSSLVALAVAIPMGTIIAIYLSEFANGKVREIAKPILELLGGIPTIVFGYFALLIVTPLLQKIFPELPGFSLLSAGLVMGIMIVPYIASLSEDAMRAVPMSLREGSYAMGGTRLYTALHVVVPAAFSGLAASYILAISRAVGETMILAVAAGMQPNLTWNPAEPAATITSFIVQVALGDLPHGSIGYQTIFAAGLTLILITLMFNILGQWLRRKFRENY from the coding sequence ATGACTGCAAATAACGCTTCCGACCTGCCAGTGGTCAGCGAACGCCTCTCGAAGAACGCCATGCGCCATGTCAGCGAACGGCTGATCGAATCGCTGCTCTTCGCTGCTGCCGCTGTTTCGGTGCTGACCACCATCGGCATCGTCTATGTACTCGTTTCCGAGTCCATCCAATTTTTCCAGAATGTCAGCATCGTCGACTTTCTGACCGACACCCAATGGACGCCGCTGTTCGATGATGCCCACTTCGGCATCATGGTGCTTGTCTCCGGTACGGTGGTCTCCTCGCTGGTCGCTCTGGCCGTGGCCATTCCGATGGGAACGATCATCGCCATCTACCTGTCCGAGTTCGCCAACGGCAAGGTGCGCGAGATCGCCAAGCCGATTCTCGAACTGCTTGGCGGCATCCCGACCATCGTTTTCGGCTACTTCGCGCTGCTCATCGTCACCCCGCTGCTGCAGAAGATCTTTCCGGAACTGCCGGGCTTCTCGCTGCTTTCCGCCGGCCTGGTGATGGGCATCATGATCGTGCCCTACATCGCCTCGCTGTCCGAGGATGCCATGCGCGCCGTGCCGATGAGCCTGCGCGAAGGCTCCTACGCCATGGGCGGCACGCGTCTCTACACGGCACTGCACGTCGTCGTGCCGGCTGCTTTCTCCGGCCTCGCCGCTTCCTACATCCTGGCCATTTCGCGTGCGGTCGGTGAAACGATGATTCTCGCCGTCGCCGCCGGCATGCAGCCGAACCTGACCTGGAACCCGGCCGAACCGGCTGCCACGATCACCTCCTTCATCGTTCAGGTGGCGCTCGGCGACTTGCCGCATGGCTCGATTGGTTACCAGACCATCTTCGCGGCCGGCCTGACCCTGATCCTGATCACCCTGATGTTCAACATTCTCGGCCAGTGGCTGCGCCGCAAATTCCGGGAGAATTACTAA
- the pstA gene encoding phosphate ABC transporter permease PstA, translating into MQANSLTTEQIRALIAKGKLKDSIFKAMGIACLALALLVIVMLISDMVIKGSERFTLDFFTNFASRHANKAGILSAWVGSLLVMFVTALAAVPIGVAAGVYLEEYAKRNWITEIIEINITNLAAVPSIVYGLLALGIFVYQFGFGQSILSAGLTLALLILPIIIVSTREAIRAIPAMIREGSMAVGATRWQTCRYHIIPYAMPGILTGVIIGLARAIGETAPIITIGALTFIAFLPPVPYTEVSEGVTAGLFDWVMSPFTVMPIQIFNWTSRPDPAFEVNAAAAGFVLMAMVLTMNGIAIYLRYKMRKNIKW; encoded by the coding sequence ATGCAAGCCAATTCCCTTACCACTGAACAAATCCGCGCCCTGATCGCCAAGGGCAAGCTCAAGGACAGCATCTTCAAGGCCATGGGCATTGCTTGCCTGGCTTTGGCCCTGCTCGTCATCGTGATGCTGATCTCCGACATGGTGATCAAGGGCTCGGAGCGTTTCACGCTCGATTTCTTCACCAACTTTGCCTCGCGGCATGCCAACAAGGCCGGCATCCTGTCAGCCTGGGTCGGCTCGCTGCTGGTCATGTTCGTGACCGCGCTGGCCGCCGTGCCGATCGGTGTCGCGGCCGGTGTCTATCTCGAGGAATACGCCAAGCGCAACTGGATCACCGAGATCATCGAGATCAACATCACCAACCTGGCTGCCGTGCCGTCCATCGTCTATGGCCTGCTCGCCCTCGGCATCTTCGTGTACCAGTTCGGTTTCGGCCAGAGCATCCTGTCGGCCGGCCTGACCCTGGCGCTGCTGATCCTGCCGATCATCATCGTGTCGACCCGCGAAGCGATCCGCGCCATTCCGGCGATGATCCGAGAAGGCTCGATGGCGGTCGGTGCGACGCGCTGGCAGACCTGCCGTTACCACATCATTCCGTATGCCATGCCCGGCATCCTGACTGGCGTGATCATCGGCCTGGCCCGCGCCATCGGTGAAACGGCCCCGATCATCACCATCGGCGCGCTGACCTTCATCGCCTTCCTGCCGCCGGTGCCCTACACCGAAGTCAGCGAAGGCGTGACGGCCGGCCTGTTCGACTGGGTCATGTCGCCCTTCACCGTGATGCCGATCCAGATCTTCAACTGGACCTCGCGTCCCGACCCGGCCTTCGAAGTGAACGCTGCTGCCGCCGGCTTCGTGCTGATGGCCATGGTCCTGACCATGAACGGCATCGCCATCTACCTGCGCTACAAGATGCGCAAGAACATCAAGTGGTAA
- the pstB gene encoding phosphate ABC transporter ATP-binding protein PstB produces MQIHDTPTLKAEARNLNFYYGEAKALKGINMPIYDKKVTALIGPSGCGKSTYLRSFNRMHDLYPGNRYEGEIRFFPDNTNLLAPEVDPIEVRMRVGMVFQKPNPFPKTIYENVAYGLRVRGENNKRALDDKVEHALKGAAIWDEVKDRLQDMAPNLSGGQQQRLCIARALATDPELLLFDEPTSALDPIATGAIEELVHELKKRVTILIVTHNMQQAARVSDYTAYMYLGELIEFGKTDEIFIKPQDKRTEDYITGRMG; encoded by the coding sequence ATGCAGATTCACGACACACCGACCCTCAAGGCCGAAGCCCGCAACCTGAACTTTTACTACGGTGAAGCCAAGGCACTCAAGGGCATCAACATGCCGATCTACGACAAGAAGGTTACCGCCCTGATCGGTCCTTCCGGTTGCGGCAAATCGACCTACCTGCGCAGCTTCAACCGCATGCACGACCTCTACCCGGGCAACCGTTACGAGGGCGAAATCCGTTTCTTCCCGGACAACACCAACCTGCTGGCGCCGGAAGTCGATCCGATCGAAGTCCGCATGCGCGTCGGCATGGTTTTCCAGAAGCCGAACCCCTTCCCGAAGACCATCTACGAAAACGTCGCCTACGGCCTGCGCGTTCGTGGCGAGAACAACAAGCGCGCCCTCGACGACAAGGTCGAGCACGCGCTGAAGGGTGCCGCGATCTGGGACGAAGTGAAGGATCGCCTGCAGGACATGGCGCCGAACCTCTCCGGCGGTCAGCAGCAACGTCTGTGCATTGCCCGCGCCCTGGCCACCGACCCTGAACTGCTGCTCTTCGACGAGCCGACTTCCGCCCTCGACCCGATCGCCACCGGCGCCATCGAGGAACTGGTGCACGAACTGAAGAAGCGCGTCACCATCCTGATCGTGACCCACAACATGCAGCAGGCCGCCCGCGTCTCCGACTACACTGCCTACATGTATCTGGGCGAGTTGATCGAGTTCGGCAAGACCGACGAGATCTTCATCAAGCCGCAGGACAAGCGCACCGAAGACTACATCACCGGCCGCATGGGCTAA
- the phoU gene encoding phosphate signaling complex protein PhoU encodes MNESQHLSSQFDEELSRLRTHVLQMGGLVETQISAAIDAYSTGEIASVKTIVETDRKVNELEKAIDDDCAHVIAKRQPTASDLRLILGISKIVTDLERAGDEAKKIAKGVRRIYENGHLPSQYGVGIRHLAEAALIMVRQALDAFARLDTPQAAKVIRADSDVDAEFKSIIRQLITHMMEDPRTITTSIDIISIARAIERIGDHAKNISEQVVFVVEGRDIRHTKEKAQ; translated from the coding sequence ATGAACGAAAGCCAACACCTGTCCAGCCAGTTCGACGAAGAACTCAGCCGTCTGCGCACCCACGTGCTGCAGATGGGCGGCCTGGTCGAAACCCAGATTTCCGCGGCTATCGACGCCTACTCGACCGGTGAAATCGCCAGCGTCAAGACCATCGTCGAGACCGACCGCAAGGTCAATGAACTCGAGAAGGCCATCGACGACGACTGCGCCCACGTCATCGCCAAGCGCCAGCCCACCGCCTCCGACCTGCGCCTGATCCTCGGCATCAGCAAGATCGTCACCGATCTGGAGCGAGCCGGCGACGAGGCCAAGAAGATCGCCAAGGGCGTTCGCCGCATCTATGAAAACGGTCACCTGCCCAGCCAGTACGGTGTCGGCATCCGCCATCTGGCCGAAGCCGCGCTGATCATGGTCCGTCAAGCACTCGACGCCTTTGCCCGCCTCGATACGCCGCAGGCCGCCAAGGTCATTCGCGCCGACAGTGACGTCGACGCCGAATTCAAGTCGATCATCCGCCAGCTGATCACGCACATGATGGAAGACCCGCGCACCATCACCACTTCGATCGACATCATCTCGATCGCCCGCGCCATCGAGCGCATTGGCGACCATGCGAAAAACATCTCCGAGCAGGTAGTCTTCGTCGTCGAGGGCCGCGACATCCGTCATACCAAGGAGAAGGCTCAGTGA
- the phoB gene encoding phosphate regulon transcriptional regulator PhoB — translation MTPTILVVEDEPAIQELVTINLKHAGFLVVRASSAEEAESAIRAALPDLVILDWMLPGQSGVALAKKIRADERTRELPIIMLTARVHEEDKVQGLEAGADDYITKPFSPKEMVARVRAVLRRRAPHLAGEAVEIGTLALNPATHRVLASGQPIELGPTEFRLLFFFMTHAERVYTRAQLLDEVWGDHVFIEERTVDVHIRRLRAALEASGNHERVETVRGTGYRFRGA, via the coding sequence GTGACACCGACGATACTGGTCGTTGAAGACGAACCGGCTATCCAGGAACTCGTCACGATCAACCTCAAGCATGCCGGCTTTCTCGTCGTTCGCGCCAGCAGCGCCGAGGAGGCCGAGTCGGCCATCCGCGCTGCCCTGCCCGACCTGGTGATTCTCGACTGGATGCTGCCCGGCCAGTCCGGCGTCGCCCTGGCCAAGAAAATCCGCGCCGATGAGCGCACGCGCGAACTGCCGATCATCATGCTGACCGCCCGTGTCCATGAAGAAGACAAGGTCCAGGGCCTCGAAGCCGGCGCCGACGACTACATCACCAAACCCTTCTCGCCGAAGGAAATGGTCGCCCGCGTCCGCGCCGTGCTGCGCCGCCGCGCCCCGCATCTGGCCGGCGAAGCGGTCGAGATCGGTACGCTGGCACTCAACCCGGCGACCCATCGCGTGCTGGCCAGCGGCCAGCCGATCGAACTGGGACCGACCGAGTTCCGCCTGCTCTTCTTCTTCATGACGCATGCCGAACGCGTTTACACCCGCGCCCAGTTGCTCGACGAAGTGTGGGGCGACCATGTCTTCATCGAGGAGCGCACGGTCGATGTGCACATCCGCCGCCTGCGCGCTGCCCTCGAAGCCTCCGGCAACCACGAGCGCGTCGAAACCGTACGCGGCACCGGCTACCGCTTCCGGGGAGCCTGA
- the phoR gene encoding phosphate regulon sensor histidine kinase PhoR: MSSQLMRALLLALLSTVIALPVGYFVAHWAGWTVFCLGLALQMAFHFRNFARLDRWSHNPVVDPSLEGEGAWDGIFGRLYRHEKDLREQIAERDHQIAMLFAAGQALTDGVVLLDTHNQILFCNSTAEDQLGLVIRTDRGQSVANIVRQPEFVAYLEESDFSRPLTMRTERKEDRVFSIHIIPYAGSRRLMQVKDVTQTERLDRMRRDFVANVSHELRTPLTVLAGFLETLQEFDVDREERNRYLEMMADQSKRMQSIVQDLLTLSSIESAPPPDNEPVDMASLLDKLHRDADGLSAGRHTIIVENDGHNDLRGSEPELVSAFGNLVANAVRYTPAGGKIRISWRASPQGGEFAVQDSGIGIEAKHIPRLTERFYRVDRGRSRDAGGTGLGLAIVKHSLNRHQAQLDIKSTPGVGSCFTAKFPASRVSSL, encoded by the coding sequence GTGTCATCGCAACTGATGCGGGCCCTGTTGCTGGCACTGCTATCAACAGTCATTGCACTACCCGTCGGCTATTTTGTTGCCCACTGGGCGGGATGGACGGTTTTCTGTCTGGGCCTGGCCCTGCAGATGGCCTTCCACTTCCGCAACTTCGCCCGCCTCGACCGCTGGTCGCACAACCCGGTGGTCGATCCCAGCCTGGAGGGCGAAGGCGCCTGGGATGGCATCTTTGGCCGCCTCTATCGGCACGAGAAAGACCTGCGCGAGCAGATCGCCGAGCGTGACCATCAAATTGCCATGCTCTTCGCAGCCGGACAGGCCCTGACTGATGGCGTCGTGCTGCTCGATACGCACAACCAGATCCTGTTCTGCAACAGTACCGCCGAAGATCAGCTCGGGCTGGTCATCCGCACCGACCGGGGGCAATCGGTCGCCAACATCGTTCGCCAGCCGGAATTTGTCGCCTATCTAGAAGAAAGCGATTTCAGCCGGCCGCTGACCATGCGCACCGAACGCAAAGAGGACCGCGTCTTCTCGATCCACATCATCCCCTACGCTGGCAGCCGGCGCCTCATGCAGGTCAAGGATGTCACGCAGACCGAGCGCCTCGACCGCATGCGCCGCGATTTCGTCGCCAACGTGTCGCACGAGTTGCGCACACCGCTGACCGTGCTTGCCGGCTTCCTCGAAACGCTGCAGGAATTCGATGTCGACCGCGAGGAAAGAAACCGCTATCTCGAGATGATGGCCGACCAGTCGAAGCGCATGCAGTCTATCGTTCAGGACTTGCTGACCCTGTCCTCGATCGAATCGGCGCCGCCACCGGACAACGAGCCGGTGGACATGGCCAGCCTGCTCGACAAACTGCATCGCGATGCCGATGGCCTGTCCGCCGGTCGCCACACGATCATTGTCGAAAACGACGGCCATAATGACCTGCGCGGCTCCGAGCCGGAACTGGTCAGCGCCTTCGGCAACCTGGTCGCCAATGCCGTGCGCTACACGCCGGCCGGCGGCAAAATCCGGATCAGCTGGCGCGCTTCCCCGCAAGGCGGCGAATTCGCCGTGCAGGATTCCGGCATCGGCATCGAGGCCAAGCATATCCCCCGCCTGACCGAACGCTTCTACCGCGTCGACCGTGGCCGCTCTCGCGATGCCGGCGGCACCGGCCTCGGCCTGGCCATCGTCAAGCACTCGCTGAACCGCCACCAGGCGCAGCTCGATATCAAGAGCACCCCGGGCGTCGGCAGCTGCTTCACCGCCAAATTTCCGGCCAGCCGGGTGAGTAGCCTGTAA
- a CDS encoding trimeric intracellular cation channel family protein, with amino-acid sequence MLETLIHVFQPLATKQFDLLLVIYLVAIAAEAMSGALAAGRRNMDIFGVAVIAFVTALGGGTIRDVILGNFPIGWTQHPEYVYLVILSGLATTLLARFMHHMKNIFLMLDAMGLVAFSLIGCNVALQLNYPVVVVIMAGMLTGICGGILRDVLCNQVPVVFCRELYASVSLFVCALFLVLKSTDIDADLNTLACFIAGFGFRMLALRFGWKLPTFSYQQRWD; translated from the coding sequence ATGTTAGAAACTCTTATCCACGTTTTTCAGCCGCTCGCCACCAAGCAATTCGACCTGCTACTGGTCATCTATCTGGTCGCCATCGCGGCCGAAGCCATGTCTGGCGCGCTGGCGGCAGGGCGTCGCAACATGGACATTTTCGGGGTGGCCGTGATTGCCTTCGTCACCGCCCTGGGTGGCGGCACGATCAGGGATGTCATTCTTGGCAATTTCCCGATTGGCTGGACGCAACATCCCGAGTACGTCTATCTCGTCATCCTGTCCGGTCTGGCGACAACCTTGCTTGCCCGCTTCATGCACCACATGAAAAACATCTTCCTGATGCTGGATGCGATGGGTCTGGTCGCCTTCTCCCTGATTGGCTGCAATGTCGCCCTGCAACTCAATTACCCGGTCGTTGTCGTCATCATGGCCGGCATGCTGACCGGCATCTGCGGGGGCATTCTGCGCGATGTGCTTTGCAACCAGGTCCCCGTGGTTTTCTGCCGGGAGCTTTACGCCAGCGTGTCGCTCTTTGTCTGCGCCCTCTTCCTGGTCTTGAAATCAACCGACATCGACGCTGACCTCAATACGCTGGCGTGTTTTATCGCCGGCTTTGGCTTTCGCATGCTGGCGCTCCGTTTTGGCTGGAAGCTCCCGACCTTCTCTTACCAGCAGCGCTGGGACTGA